One segment of Rhodopirellula baltica SH 1 DNA contains the following:
- a CDS encoding coiled-coil domain-containing protein yields the protein MNKVLSFTEARTLAMTEFYRRLLPCLCAVSLVGTQLPEANAAPTEPNQFATQQLAPASNVPHLKDVGQSEAGLSPSATSSRDAASSVSLVSAEDDLAAETSSAVLENKQEEVAAELRVAMLQEKQEAESSGNDNDQPSADSSRVDLLKQIDVVIAQQQSATSSNEDHDAQVASLKQLLTRLADGKIEDRTPPYSIVYQDGLKESVRNANTRLLSAESSVVSARNAAETAKLELDDRAKTLRQRKENSTPATESEIQIAELEQKLAEEMLVLRRQELSIAEANQAIAKLQLEIEEKKLAIVGDSIVFTREMLEQKLDDFDLREIELKQQVARLKNELHFAERRWMAARQETDSTPNAGPELTERVDSLKVAQMTLQNHSSLINQQLQRIPILKKAWERRFVEDGIASGVLERGFVNQRRQVVLVRQFQRPVELVSPPCRQLQRTASVEAGRARIGDRRRLGFAGRFVDVLPFGGEEVKVAHRVPSVSVMKVPLETPGVGGRRRVDLIRQLPNDVFLSILRH from the coding sequence GTGAACAAAGTTCTCTCATTCACCGAAGCAAGGACGCTCGCGATGACCGAATTCTATCGACGATTGCTGCCGTGTCTCTGCGCCGTCTCTTTGGTTGGAACCCAACTCCCCGAAGCGAATGCGGCTCCTACGGAGCCAAATCAATTCGCGACGCAACAACTTGCTCCCGCGTCAAATGTCCCTCACCTGAAAGACGTCGGGCAATCCGAGGCTGGCCTGTCGCCAAGTGCGACCTCGAGTCGCGATGCAGCGAGTTCCGTCTCGCTCGTTTCCGCGGAAGACGATTTGGCTGCTGAAACGTCCTCTGCGGTGCTGGAGAACAAACAAGAAGAAGTTGCTGCTGAGCTTCGCGTCGCGATGCTGCAAGAGAAGCAGGAGGCGGAGTCGTCTGGAAACGACAACGACCAGCCCAGTGCTGACTCCAGTCGGGTCGACCTACTCAAGCAAATCGATGTCGTCATCGCACAGCAACAGTCGGCAACTTCGTCCAACGAAGACCACGACGCACAAGTCGCTTCGCTAAAGCAATTGCTGACTCGACTCGCAGATGGAAAAATCGAGGATAGAACGCCACCGTATTCGATCGTGTACCAGGACGGACTGAAAGAATCCGTCCGCAATGCGAACACCCGGCTACTTTCGGCTGAGTCGTCCGTCGTCTCAGCTCGTAACGCAGCCGAAACCGCCAAACTCGAATTGGATGACCGCGCGAAGACACTCCGTCAACGAAAAGAAAACTCCACGCCGGCAACCGAAAGCGAGATCCAAATCGCCGAGCTAGAGCAAAAGCTCGCCGAGGAAATGCTCGTGCTTCGTCGCCAAGAGCTATCAATCGCCGAAGCCAACCAAGCGATCGCAAAACTGCAGCTTGAGATCGAAGAAAAGAAGCTGGCGATCGTCGGTGACAGCATCGTCTTCACCCGTGAAATGCTCGAGCAAAAACTGGATGACTTTGACCTCCGAGAGATTGAGCTAAAGCAACAAGTCGCTCGCCTCAAGAACGAGTTGCATTTTGCTGAACGCCGATGGATGGCGGCACGACAAGAAACAGACTCCACGCCCAACGCGGGACCTGAGCTGACCGAGCGAGTGGACTCACTCAAAGTCGCCCAGATGACGCTTCAGAATCATTCGTCTTTGATCAACCAGCAACTGCAGCGGATTCCAATCCTCAAAAAGGCATGGGAACGTCGCTTTGTTGAAGACGGCATCGCCAGCGGTGTGCTTGAACGTGGGTTCGTGAATCAGCGCCGACAAGTTGTCTTGGTACGGCAGTTTCAACGCCCGGTCGAACTTGTAAGCCCACCGTGCCGCCAACTCCAACGTACGGCGAGCGTAGAAGCAGGACGTGCGAGGATCGGGGATCGCCGCCGACTCGGCTTTGCTGGCCGCTTCGTGGATGTCCTTCCATTCGGAGGTGAGGAAGTCAAAGTTGCTCATCGCGTGCCCTCGGTTTCCGTCATGAAAGTTCCCCTCGAAACGCCCGGTGTTGGAGGGAGGCGAAGAGTTGATCTAATTCGGCAACTGCCGAACGATGTTTTTCTTTCAATACTTCGACACTAG
- a CDS encoding helix-turn-helix transcriptional regulator: MIDRDSILLVLGVCAVKKHNPTNMDRLLKIMLSEKEVAQKLNVSQSTVKRLCKKFGFPTPVWVGSQKRWLEEMVDQWIAKQAALQNRKLGA, encoded by the coding sequence ATGATCGATCGTGACTCAATTTTACTCGTTTTAGGAGTTTGTGCCGTGAAGAAGCACAACCCAACAAACATGGATCGTCTTCTCAAAATCATGCTTTCTGAGAAGGAAGTCGCGCAAAAGCTGAATGTCAGCCAGAGCACGGTGAAGCGACTTTGCAAAAAGTTCGGCTTTCCCACGCCCGTCTGGGTTGGTTCGCAAAAGCGTTGGCTTGAGGAGATGGTGGATCAGTGGATCGCTAAGCAGGCGGCGCTTCAAAATCGCAAGCTCGGAGCTTAG
- a CDS encoding DUF1580 domain-containing protein → MKGISRGKQLLPLVDAVYQETGRRPALSTVLRWSQKPNRHGCRLQTWRVGGRRLTTVEAVRDYIDATTAAADPGLLPVATNQQMTSAHKRAMEQLEKEGI, encoded by the coding sequence ATGAAAGGCATCAGCCGGGGCAAGCAACTCTTGCCTCTGGTTGATGCCGTCTATCAGGAAACTGGGCGTCGCCCAGCTCTCTCGACTGTTCTCCGGTGGTCGCAGAAGCCCAACCGTCATGGATGTAGGCTTCAAACTTGGAGGGTTGGCGGACGTCGGCTCACCACCGTCGAAGCAGTCCGTGATTACATCGACGCAACGACTGCTGCAGCAGACCCAGGTTTGCTGCCGGTTGCGACGAACCAGCAAATGACGAGTGCACACAAACGTGCGATGGAACAACTTGAAAAGGAGGGGATCTAG
- a CDS encoding YecA family protein, translating into MFLKKNFHMHIRKSSGTTPSERRLSKLAESTFLGFWSFANPFRDQGGPKEVCDLLVVCGRDVIIFSDKSCILDPSSDISCAWLRWYRRAVSESIKQSLGAERWIRQHPDRLFIDRKLDRKLPVNIDRRDQIRFHHCILAMGARDACKGAGSRRGSLTLEAPMDAGAATSPDNLPDPFVVQQHFNHDRMIHIFDDVTLPKMLTHLSTICDFLEYLKFKEGLFRQRKVGRIYGEENLLAMFLSEIRNSDHRTPFINGLSPDTSLEIADGGWSELLRDESYHVYRAACKGSEVWDRIINQFAFHAFDGSLVEVSPQTVEENEVILRTMALEPRRSRIELVFRMMERWKQCTDGVANTRVVKSPSQEGVAYVFTYFPRVHASPEVYREERQLHLKSYTMLILTENPSIKRAVGIATEAGDEQHRTFDVATIDQETGPATQPHELRKIRDALGLPPRTAMDSLSERSRVRTSPRHKGCVPRNALCPCGSGRKFKKCCRPRVRTDIGDR; encoded by the coding sequence GTGTTCCTCAAGAAGAATTTCCATATGCATATCAGGAAGTCGAGCGGGACAACGCCAAGCGAAAGGAGACTAAGCAAGCTCGCGGAAAGCACATTCCTAGGGTTCTGGAGTTTTGCCAATCCGTTCCGCGATCAGGGTGGGCCCAAAGAAGTCTGTGATCTGCTCGTGGTTTGCGGACGCGACGTGATTATCTTCTCGGACAAAAGCTGCATCCTTGATCCATCATCAGACATTTCCTGCGCTTGGCTGCGATGGTACAGGCGAGCCGTATCGGAATCGATTAAACAATCTTTAGGTGCGGAGCGTTGGATCCGCCAACATCCTGATCGACTATTCATTGACCGAAAATTGGATCGCAAGCTGCCGGTGAATATTGACAGGCGTGATCAAATACGTTTTCACCACTGCATATTGGCGATGGGCGCTCGAGATGCGTGCAAGGGTGCAGGCAGCCGCCGAGGAAGCCTGACGCTGGAAGCTCCGATGGATGCCGGTGCGGCAACTTCGCCTGACAACCTTCCTGATCCGTTCGTTGTTCAACAACACTTCAATCACGACCGAATGATCCACATCTTCGACGATGTAACACTTCCTAAGATGCTGACGCATCTCAGTACCATTTGTGACTTTCTAGAGTATCTAAAATTCAAAGAGGGGCTGTTTCGCCAAAGAAAAGTCGGGCGAATTTACGGCGAGGAGAATCTTCTCGCCATGTTCCTCAGCGAGATCAGGAACTCAGATCATCGGACACCGTTCATCAATGGGCTTTCACCGGACACGTCTTTGGAGATCGCAGACGGGGGTTGGAGTGAATTGCTGCGAGACGAAAGCTATCACGTATATCGGGCAGCGTGCAAAGGCAGCGAAGTATGGGACCGAATCATCAATCAATTCGCCTTTCACGCATTTGACGGTTCTCTCGTTGAGGTGAGTCCACAGACAGTGGAAGAGAACGAAGTCATACTCCGTACGATGGCCTTAGAGCCGAGGAGATCGCGGATCGAACTCGTCTTTCGGATGATGGAGCGATGGAAGCAATGCACTGACGGAGTTGCAAACACGCGAGTTGTCAAATCCCCCAGCCAAGAAGGAGTGGCATACGTCTTCACCTACTTTCCGAGAGTACATGCCTCACCCGAGGTGTATCGTGAAGAACGCCAATTGCACTTAAAGAGCTATACGATGCTGATCTTGACCGAGAACCCAAGCATCAAGAGAGCAGTCGGAATCGCCACTGAAGCTGGCGATGAGCAGCATCGAACATTCGACGTTGCCACGATCGATCAAGAGACGGGTCCCGCGACTCAGCCTCATGAACTGAGAAAAATTCGGGATGCACTAGGTCTGCCACCGAGAACAGCAATGGATAGCTTGTCCGAAAGATCAAGAGTCAGAACAAGCCCGCGACACAAGGGATGTGTTCCCCGCAATGCCTTGTGTCCATGCGGAAGCGGACGGAAGTTCAAGAAGTGCTGTCGACCTCGCGTCAGGACTGATATTGGCGATCGATGA
- a CDS encoding restriction endonuclease subunit S: MTSHEVALSEICDTGSGGTPSRAKQEIYYDGSIPWVKSGELRESVITETGESITELGLKESSAKLLPADTLLVALYGATVGRVGMLGIEAATNQAVCYLIPDDTRVERRYLYHALRSKVPYWLTQRVGGGQPNISQGVIKNTKIPLPPLSEQKRIAEILDRAEALRAKRRAALALLDELTQSILARLLDGSADLGTTTLGNISRDMHQGINTVTEKIEYQNDGFPIIQSKHTTQGYLDLSDARFVSKATYLKYKEKYRPARNDLLLCNIGTIGKSLLMEQENDFLIAWNLFLIKLDLDQVSPSFCKHYFDRLASQHYFDRFLTGGTVKFISKKTLNATPIPLPSMDRQREFEEQIASVEVLKEKHRSAVAELDQLFASLQHRAFRGELS; this comes from the coding sequence GTGACAAGTCACGAGGTAGCTCTCTCCGAAATCTGCGACACCGGTAGTGGTGGAACTCCGTCGCGAGCGAAGCAAGAAATCTATTACGATGGTTCGATCCCATGGGTTAAATCTGGCGAGCTTCGCGAATCAGTGATTACCGAAACCGGAGAATCCATAACCGAACTTGGGCTTAAAGAGTCATCTGCCAAGCTTCTGCCAGCTGACACACTCTTGGTCGCGTTATACGGCGCGACCGTTGGCAGAGTCGGCATGCTCGGCATTGAAGCAGCAACCAATCAAGCTGTCTGCTACTTGATTCCAGATGATACGAGAGTCGAGCGTCGGTATCTCTACCACGCCTTACGGTCAAAAGTTCCGTACTGGTTGACTCAGCGAGTCGGTGGAGGGCAACCTAACATCAGTCAGGGCGTGATCAAGAACACGAAGATTCCCCTTCCGCCGCTTTCGGAGCAGAAGCGGATCGCGGAGATCTTGGATCGGGCGGAGGCGTTGCGAGCCAAGCGTCGCGCCGCCCTCGCCCTCCTCGACGAACTCACCCAATCCATCTTGGCGAGACTTCTGGATGGCAGCGCAGATTTAGGCACGACTACTCTCGGAAACATCAGCCGTGACATGCATCAGGGAATCAACACGGTTACCGAGAAAATTGAATACCAAAATGACGGGTTTCCAATTATTCAGTCCAAACACACAACTCAAGGCTACCTTGACCTGTCTGACGCAAGATTCGTCAGCAAGGCGACGTACCTGAAGTACAAAGAAAAGTATCGACCAGCGCGAAACGATTTGCTGCTTTGCAACATCGGAACAATTGGAAAAAGCTTACTCATGGAACAAGAGAACGACTTCTTGATTGCATGGAACTTGTTTCTTATCAAGCTCGATCTCGATCAGGTCTCACCCTCGTTTTGCAAACACTACTTTGATCGTCTCGCTAGTCAGCATTACTTTGATCGCTTCCTAACCGGCGGGACAGTGAAGTTCATTAGCAAGAAGACACTGAACGCTACTCCAATTCCGCTGCCTTCGATGGACAGGCAGCGTGAGTTTGAGGAGCAGATCGCTAGTGTCGAAGTATTGAAAGAAAAACATCGTTCGGCAGTTGCCGAATTAGATCAACTCTTCGCCTCCCTCCAACACCGGGCGTTTCGAGGGGAACTTTCATGA
- a CDS encoding type I restriction-modification system subunit M, whose protein sequence is MITGEIKSKVDRLWDAFWTGGISNPLEVMEQITYLLFIKRLDDLHTLEENKADRTKKPMENRIFPEGKDEKKRSYEDLRWSRFKHFEPKEMFDVVNEHVFPFLRTLGGDGSTYTKHMKDARFTIPTPALLARVVDMIDQVPMEDRDTKGDLYEYMLGKIASAGQNGQFRTPRHIIELMVELTAPTPTDVICDPACGTAGFLVVAGEYLREKHPEVLRDAKLKKHFHGDMFHGFDFDSTMLRIGSMNMLLHGVENPDIVYRDSLAQEHGAEEERYSLVLANPPFAGSLDYESCAKDLLQVVKTKKTELLFLTLFLRLLKPGGRAAIIVPDGVLFGSSKAHKTLRKMLVEDQKLDGIISMPGGVFKPYAGVSTAIVLFTKTNSGGTEHVWFYDMQADGKSLDDKRTELLPPEKQGPAPTAKLTGDEHAKNNLPDILQRWSKRDKSERKNERTAQSFCVPKSDIVEQGYDLSINRYKEVVHEEVDHRPPQAILDELESIEKEITQGMKQLRGMLK, encoded by the coding sequence TTGATCACGGGTGAAATCAAGAGCAAGGTCGACAGGCTCTGGGACGCGTTTTGGACGGGCGGGATCTCGAATCCGCTGGAGGTGATGGAGCAAATCACGTATCTGCTGTTCATCAAACGCCTCGACGATCTGCATACGCTCGAAGAAAACAAAGCCGACCGCACCAAGAAGCCGATGGAAAATCGGATCTTCCCCGAGGGCAAGGACGAAAAGAAACGCTCCTACGAAGACCTCCGCTGGTCGCGGTTCAAACACTTCGAGCCCAAGGAAATGTTCGATGTGGTCAACGAGCACGTCTTTCCGTTTCTGCGAACGCTCGGTGGTGACGGATCGACGTACACCAAGCACATGAAAGACGCTCGGTTCACGATCCCCACACCGGCGCTGCTGGCCCGAGTCGTGGACATGATCGACCAAGTGCCGATGGAGGATCGGGACACCAAGGGCGATCTGTACGAATACATGCTCGGCAAGATCGCCTCAGCGGGCCAGAACGGCCAATTCCGAACGCCGCGTCACATCATCGAATTAATGGTGGAACTGACCGCACCGACGCCGACGGACGTGATCTGCGATCCGGCTTGCGGAACGGCTGGGTTCTTGGTCGTGGCGGGTGAGTACCTGCGTGAAAAACATCCCGAAGTCCTCCGCGATGCCAAGCTGAAAAAGCACTTCCATGGCGACATGTTCCACGGATTTGACTTCGACAGCACGATGCTGCGGATCGGCAGCATGAACATGCTGCTGCACGGCGTGGAGAATCCCGACATCGTCTACCGCGACTCGTTGGCTCAGGAACACGGTGCGGAGGAAGAACGCTACTCGCTGGTGCTGGCCAATCCTCCGTTCGCTGGCTCGCTGGATTACGAAAGCTGTGCCAAGGACTTATTGCAAGTCGTCAAGACGAAGAAGACCGAGCTGCTGTTTTTGACGCTGTTCCTGCGGTTGCTCAAGCCCGGTGGCCGCGCGGCGATCATCGTCCCCGACGGCGTGTTGTTCGGTTCGTCGAAGGCCCACAAGACGCTGCGGAAGATGTTGGTCGAGGATCAGAAGCTGGACGGGATCATTTCGATGCCCGGCGGCGTGTTCAAGCCGTATGCGGGCGTCTCGACGGCGATCGTGTTGTTCACCAAGACCAACTCGGGCGGCACCGAGCACGTTTGGTTCTACGACATGCAGGCCGATGGCAAGTCGCTGGACGACAAGCGAACCGAATTGTTACCACCGGAGAAGCAAGGCCCAGCGCCGACGGCGAAGCTGACGGGGGACGAGCACGCCAAGAACAACTTGCCCGACATTTTGCAGCGATGGAGCAAGCGGGACAAGTCTGAGCGAAAGAACGAGCGGACAGCGCAGAGCTTTTGCGTGCCGAAGTCGGACATCGTCGAGCAAGGTTACGACTTGTCGATCAACCGTTACAAGGAAGTCGTCCACGAAGAAGTCGACCATCGCCCACCGCAAGCGATTCTGGATGAGTTGGAAAGCATCGAGAAAGAGATCACCCAAGGCATGAAGCAACTGCGGGGGATGCTGAAGTGA